The following coding sequences are from one Streptomyces sp. NBC_01294 window:
- a CDS encoding spermidine synthase: MPDVDGERAWLLTVDGAPQSYVDLDDPQHLEFEYARRLGHVLDCAAEPGLSLDLLHLGGGALTLPRYAAATRAGSRQTVVEFDAGLVELVAEHLPLPEGSGITVHTADARAWLEAAPAASADVVVADVFGGSRVPAQLTSVEYARAAARVLRPGGLYAANLADGAPFGFLRAQVANFAEAFGELALIAEPAVLRGRRFGNALLLASDGELPVAALARRCAADAFPARVEYGDGVVRFMKGAVPVADADAVASPAPPEGAFSLG; encoded by the coding sequence ATGCCGGACGTCGACGGCGAACGGGCCTGGCTGCTGACCGTCGACGGGGCCCCGCAGTCGTACGTGGACCTGGACGATCCGCAGCACCTGGAATTCGAGTACGCACGCCGCCTCGGGCACGTCCTGGACTGCGCGGCGGAGCCGGGGCTCTCGCTGGACCTCCTGCACCTGGGCGGCGGCGCGCTCACCCTGCCGCGGTACGCCGCGGCGACCCGGGCCGGCTCCCGGCAGACCGTCGTCGAGTTCGACGCGGGCCTGGTCGAGCTGGTCGCCGAACACCTGCCGCTGCCGGAGGGGTCCGGGATCACGGTGCACACCGCCGACGCCCGGGCCTGGCTGGAGGCGGCGCCCGCGGCGAGCGCGGACGTGGTGGTGGCCGACGTGTTCGGGGGCTCGCGGGTGCCGGCGCAGCTGACGTCGGTGGAGTACGCGCGGGCGGCCGCGCGGGTGCTGCGGCCCGGGGGGCTGTACGCGGCGAATCTGGCCGACGGGGCGCCGTTCGGCTTCCTGCGGGCGCAGGTGGCGAACTTCGCGGAGGCGTTCGGGGAGTTGGCGCTGATCGCGGAACCGGCCGTGCTGCGGGGGAGGCGGTTCGGGAACGCGCTGCTCCTGGCCTCCGATGGAGAGCTTCCGGTGGCTGCGTTGGCTCGGCGGTGCGCGGCCGATGCGTTTCCCGCCAGGGTGGAGTACGGGGACGGGGTGGTGCGGTTCATGAAGGGGGCGGTGCCGGTGGCTGACGCGGACGCGGTGGCCTCGCCGGCTCCGCCGGAGGGGGCGTTCAGCCTGGGGTGA
- a CDS encoding MFS transporter: MSSPFAAPPGSPARRRRPAWAGRNYTLLTGAAVVTNLGSHGALIAAAFAVLEAGGSGGDVGLVAAARTLPLVLFLLVGGAMADRLPRHHVMVAANALNCVSQAAFAVLVLAGDPQLWQMMLLTALCGTGTAFFNPAAEGMLLSTVSGEHANRAFALFRMAMNGAGIGGAALGGAMIAAMGPGWVLAVDAAAFAIAGALRAFLDVSHVTDRAPGGGLLADLREGWVEVRTRPWLWSIVLQFSVVVAVVGAADAVYGPLVARDRLGGPAPWGLALAFFGVGTIAGAFLMMAWKPRRLLLVGTLCVFPLALPSAGLAVPLPVWGLCVVMFVSGAAIEVFGVNWMTTMHQEIPEEKFSRVSAYDWFGSVSMLPLATALAGPAESAFGRTTALWGCAALVVLVTALVLLVPDVRRMTRAPHTKTTTPTFPSPTPSSPTSPTNSSPAGV; encoded by the coding sequence GTGAGTTCTCCCTTCGCCGCACCGCCCGGGTCACCCGCACGCCGTCGCCGACCCGCCTGGGCCGGCCGCAACTACACCCTGCTGACGGGCGCGGCGGTGGTCACGAACCTCGGCAGTCACGGAGCGCTCATCGCGGCCGCCTTCGCGGTCCTGGAGGCCGGCGGATCCGGCGGCGACGTCGGCCTGGTCGCCGCCGCCCGCACCCTGCCGCTCGTCCTCTTCCTCCTCGTCGGCGGCGCCATGGCCGACCGGTTGCCGCGCCACCACGTGATGGTCGCGGCCAACGCCCTGAACTGCGTCTCGCAGGCCGCCTTCGCCGTGCTCGTCCTCGCCGGCGACCCGCAGCTGTGGCAGATGATGCTGCTGACCGCGCTGTGCGGCACCGGAACGGCCTTCTTCAATCCCGCGGCCGAGGGCATGCTGCTGTCCACGGTCTCCGGCGAACACGCCAACCGCGCCTTCGCGCTCTTCCGCATGGCGATGAACGGCGCCGGCATCGGCGGCGCGGCCCTCGGCGGCGCGATGATCGCCGCGATGGGACCCGGCTGGGTGCTGGCCGTGGACGCGGCCGCGTTCGCGATCGCGGGTGCCCTGCGCGCCTTCCTCGACGTCAGCCACGTCACCGACCGGGCCCCCGGCGGCGGCCTGCTGGCCGACCTGCGCGAGGGCTGGGTGGAGGTCCGTACCCGCCCCTGGCTGTGGAGCATCGTGCTCCAGTTCTCCGTCGTCGTCGCGGTCGTCGGCGCCGCGGACGCGGTCTACGGACCGCTGGTCGCCCGGGACCGGTTGGGCGGGCCGGCACCCTGGGGCCTGGCCCTGGCCTTCTTCGGGGTCGGCACCATCGCCGGGGCCTTCCTGATGATGGCGTGGAAGCCGCGCCGGCTGCTCCTGGTCGGCACCCTGTGCGTGTTCCCGCTGGCGCTGCCGTCGGCGGGCCTGGCCGTGCCGCTGCCCGTGTGGGGGCTGTGCGTGGTGATGTTCGTCAGCGGAGCCGCGATCGAGGTCTTCGGCGTGAACTGGATGACCACGATGCACCAGGAGATCCCGGAGGAGAAGTTCTCCCGGGTCTCCGCCTACGACTGGTTCGGCTCGGTGTCGATGCTCCCGCTGGCCACCGCCCTGGCCGGCCCGGCCGAATCGGCCTTCGGCCGCACCACGGCCCTGTGGGGCTGCGCGGCCCTGGTCGTCCTGGTCACCGCCCTGGTCCTCCTGGTCCCGGACGTCCGCCGCATGACCCGCGCCCCCCACACCAAAACCACCACCCCCACCTTCCCCAGCCCGACCCCGTCCAGCCCCACCAGCCCCACCAACTCCAGCCCCGCCGGCGTTTGA
- a CDS encoding DUF4442 domain-containing protein — protein MSADQMNVGELLAATVPMARTLNLQFLETTPERAVVRLPDQPDFHNHVGGPHAGAMFTLAESASGAIVLAAFGDQLSRAVPLAVKAEIGYKKLAKGVVTATATLGRPAAEVIAELDAGGRPEFPVTIAIQREDEAVTGEMTVVWTLRPNQTA, from the coding sequence ATGAGCGCAGATCAGATGAACGTGGGCGAACTGCTCGCCGCGACCGTGCCGATGGCCCGGACCCTGAACCTCCAGTTCCTGGAGACCACCCCCGAGCGCGCGGTCGTCCGGCTTCCGGACCAGCCCGACTTCCACAACCACGTCGGCGGCCCGCACGCCGGCGCCATGTTCACCCTCGCCGAGTCCGCGAGCGGCGCGATCGTCCTGGCCGCCTTCGGCGACCAGCTCTCGCGCGCCGTGCCCCTCGCCGTGAAGGCCGAGATCGGCTACAAGAAGCTCGCCAAGGGCGTCGTCACCGCCACCGCCACCCTCGGCCGCCCCGCGGCGGAGGTCATCGCCGAACTCGACGCCGGCGGCCGCCCCGAGTTCCCCGTCACCATCGCCATCCAGCGCGAGGACGAGGCCGTCACGGGCGAGATGACCGTCGTCTGGACGCTGCGCCCCAACCAGACGGCTTGA
- a CDS encoding type II toxin-antitoxin system VapB family antitoxin has translation MAKVNISLDAELVVEVMVLAGVGSPQDAVEAVVRDYIARGHRTEARVQRQDELKRTADSVPPLPEG, from the coding sequence GTGGCCAAGGTCAACATCAGCCTCGATGCCGAGCTCGTGGTGGAGGTGATGGTGCTCGCCGGCGTCGGCTCGCCGCAGGACGCGGTGGAAGCCGTCGTACGGGACTACATCGCGCGCGGGCACCGCACCGAGGCGCGCGTGCAGCGCCAGGACGAGCTCAAGCGCACCGCCGACAGCGTGCCCCCGCTGCCGGAGGGCTGA
- a CDS encoding beta-glucosidase family protein produces the protein MNEAVSRRSAMRLIGAAGVVGGALGAGACAPTVPPGAGLRSTAPAAPADAEPGGANRIDALLERLTLDEKTALLHGARDPASLGQAGYLPGVPRLGIPALRLADGSAGVRVTETATALPAPVLLASAFDPALAREYGRVVGREGRALGQDVVLSPMANLIRTPYAGRNFEAFAEDPRLTADLVGEMVRGIQEEGLIATVKHFALNNQEHGRDTVDVIAAEQTLHETELRGFEAAVAAGAGAVMGAYNRVNGVHACENKPLLDELLRGSWGFDGWVMSDWDAAHSTVAAIGAGLDMEMPGGTHFGRPLREAVRGGTVPEAAVDLAVHRILTTMDRFGLLAARPAARPPRNAAAGARVARKVAAAGAVLLRNEHGTLPLSGAAARSIAVIGPTGQVPFVGGGGSAHVVPDGAPAPLSAIRQRAGNGSTVRYALGEDLYGRPLPATLLTPAADLDHRVVAPGRGWRHEGEFRLAADDEWTLLVHYTGQRPGVRLDGEELFPVRQGITEHYAGGLLGSAPDGMAVRRRTLALKAGTHRLAVTAAGGDKGQRFRLRHITGAIRAADLAEAVKTAKSARSVVLFAYEDATEGRDRTSLALPGGQERLIEAVAAANPRTTVVLNTSSGTTMPWLSRTGAVLQMYYPGQEGAGATADLLFGDVDPGGRLTQTFPADERATPVGGDPRRYPGVGGRQEYSEGIHVGHRWYDAQHVTPLFPFGHGLSYTTWHYEGLAVRPGGARGQRGSLRVEFTVRNTGRRKGTEVAQVYVGPSPELQLDQPVRALAGYRRLTLAPGQAQRVTVDVDARALSSWDPERHAWVLGTGRREVFAGRSSRDLPLRSKVVVASR, from the coding sequence ATGAACGAGGCCGTGTCCAGACGTTCCGCGATGCGGCTGATCGGAGCGGCAGGCGTGGTGGGCGGGGCCCTCGGGGCAGGCGCCTGCGCCCCCACCGTGCCCCCGGGCGCGGGACTCCGCTCGACGGCCCCCGCCGCACCGGCCGACGCCGAGCCCGGGGGCGCGAACCGGATCGACGCCCTGCTGGAGCGGCTCACCCTCGACGAGAAGACCGCCCTGCTGCACGGCGCCCGGGACCCCGCCTCCCTCGGGCAGGCCGGCTATCTGCCCGGCGTACCGCGCCTGGGCATCCCGGCGCTGCGCCTCGCCGACGGGTCCGCCGGCGTGCGGGTCACCGAAACCGCCACCGCGCTGCCCGCACCGGTCCTGCTCGCCTCCGCCTTCGACCCGGCGCTGGCCCGCGAGTACGGGCGGGTCGTCGGCCGAGAGGGCCGGGCGCTCGGCCAGGACGTCGTGCTGTCGCCGATGGCCAACCTCATCCGCACCCCGTACGCCGGCCGGAACTTCGAGGCCTTCGCCGAGGACCCGCGCCTGACCGCCGACCTGGTGGGCGAGATGGTCCGCGGGATCCAGGAAGAGGGCCTCATCGCCACGGTCAAGCACTTCGCCCTCAACAACCAGGAACACGGCCGCGACACCGTCGACGTGATCGCCGCCGAGCAGACCCTGCACGAGACCGAGCTACGGGGCTTCGAGGCCGCCGTGGCCGCCGGAGCGGGCGCCGTGATGGGCGCGTACAACAGGGTCAACGGCGTCCACGCCTGCGAGAACAAGCCGCTGCTCGACGAACTGCTGCGCGGGAGCTGGGGGTTCGACGGCTGGGTGATGTCCGACTGGGACGCCGCCCACAGCACCGTCGCGGCCATCGGCGCCGGCCTCGACATGGAGATGCCCGGCGGCACCCACTTCGGCCGGCCGCTGCGCGAGGCGGTGCGCGGCGGGACCGTGCCGGAGGCCGCCGTCGACCTCGCCGTCCACCGGATCCTGACCACCATGGACCGCTTCGGGCTGCTCGCGGCCCGGCCCGCCGCCCGGCCCCCGCGCAACGCCGCCGCCGGGGCCCGGGTCGCCCGCAAGGTGGCCGCCGCCGGGGCCGTGCTGCTGCGCAACGAACACGGCACCCTGCCCCTGAGCGGCGCCGCCGCCCGCTCGATCGCGGTGATCGGTCCCACTGGCCAGGTCCCCTTCGTCGGCGGCGGGGGCAGCGCGCACGTGGTCCCCGACGGGGCGCCCGCCCCGCTCTCCGCCATCCGGCAGCGGGCCGGGAACGGCTCCACCGTGCGCTACGCCCTCGGCGAGGACCTGTACGGGCGACCGCTCCCGGCGACGCTGCTGACCCCGGCCGCCGACCTGGACCACCGGGTCGTGGCCCCCGGGCGCGGCTGGCGTCACGAGGGCGAATTCCGCCTGGCGGCGGACGACGAGTGGACCCTGCTCGTCCACTACACCGGGCAGCGGCCCGGCGTGCGCCTCGACGGCGAGGAGCTGTTCCCCGTCCGCCAGGGCATCACCGAGCACTACGCGGGCGGACTGCTGGGCTCCGCACCCGACGGTATGGCCGTCCGCCGCCGCACCCTCGCCCTGAAGGCGGGCACCCACCGGCTCGCCGTGACCGCCGCGGGCGGGGACAAGGGGCAGCGCTTCCGGCTGCGGCACATCACCGGTGCGATCCGGGCCGCGGACCTCGCCGAGGCGGTGAAGACCGCGAAGTCGGCCCGCAGCGTGGTCCTGTTCGCCTACGAGGACGCCACCGAGGGCAGGGACCGGACCTCGCTGGCGCTCCCGGGCGGGCAGGAGCGGCTGATCGAGGCGGTGGCCGCCGCGAACCCCCGTACGACGGTCGTGCTCAACACCTCCTCCGGTACGACGATGCCGTGGCTCTCCCGTACCGGCGCGGTCCTCCAGATGTACTACCCGGGCCAGGAGGGCGCGGGAGCCACCGCCGACCTCCTCTTCGGGGACGTGGACCCGGGGGGCCGGCTCACCCAGACCTTCCCGGCCGACGAGCGGGCGACGCCGGTCGGCGGCGACCCGCGGCGCTACCCGGGCGTGGGCGGCCGCCAGGAGTACTCCGAGGGGATCCACGTCGGCCACCGCTGGTACGACGCCCAGCACGTCACCCCGCTGTTCCCGTTCGGGCACGGGCTCTCGTACACGACCTGGCACTACGAGGGGCTCGCCGTCCGGCCGGGCGGCGCCCGTGGACAACGGGGCTCACTGCGGGTGGAGTTCACCGTCCGCAACACCGGCCGCCGCAAGGGCACCGAAGTGGCCCAGGTGTACGTCGGCCCGTCCCCCGAGCTGCAGCTCGACCAGCCGGTGCGCGCGCTCGCCGGCTACCGGCGGCTCACCCTGGCACCGGGCCAGGCGCAGCGGGTCACCGTCGACGTCGACGCCCGGGCCCTGTCGTCCTGGGACCCCGAGCGGCACGCCTGGGTGCTGGGCACCGGCCGCCGGGAGGTCTTCGCGGGCCGTTCGTCGCGCGACCTGCCGCTGAGGTCAAAGGTCGTGGTGGCGAGCCGATAG
- a CDS encoding DedA family protein, with amino-acid sequence MHIQEWLETIPAVSIYLLVGLVIGLESLGIPLPGEIILVSSALLASQHGEIDPVVLGLCAITGAIVGDSIGYAIGRRGGKPLLERLGRRFPKHFGPDQVALAERSFEKWGMWAVFFGRFVALLRIFAGPLAGVLHMPYWRFLIANILGGILWAGGTTAVIYSVGIVAEPWLKRFSWLALGLAVVFGLAVTLVVRSRMKKAAEAVRTETADAAPDAGAALPEPVEAARTRA; translated from the coding sequence GTGCACATCCAGGAATGGCTGGAGACGATTCCGGCGGTCAGCATCTATCTCCTGGTGGGACTGGTCATCGGGCTGGAGAGCCTCGGCATCCCGCTGCCGGGAGAGATCATCCTGGTCAGCTCGGCTCTGCTGGCCTCGCAGCACGGGGAGATCGACCCCGTGGTCCTGGGGCTCTGCGCGATCACCGGGGCGATCGTGGGCGACTCGATCGGCTACGCGATCGGACGCCGCGGCGGCAAGCCCCTGCTGGAGCGGCTGGGACGGCGCTTCCCGAAGCACTTCGGGCCGGACCAGGTGGCGCTGGCGGAACGCTCCTTCGAGAAGTGGGGCATGTGGGCCGTCTTCTTCGGGCGGTTCGTGGCGCTCCTGCGGATCTTCGCCGGGCCGCTGGCGGGCGTGCTGCACATGCCGTACTGGCGCTTCCTGATCGCCAACATCCTCGGCGGGATCCTCTGGGCGGGCGGCACCACCGCCGTCATCTACTCGGTCGGGATCGTCGCGGAGCCGTGGCTGAAGCGGTTCTCCTGGCTGGCGCTGGGGCTCGCCGTGGTGTTCGGGCTCGCGGTGACGCTGGTGGTGCGCAGCCGGATGAAGAAGGCGGCCGAGGCGGTCCGCACGGAGACGGCGGATGCGGCACCGGACGCCGGGGCGGCGCTCCCGGAGCCCGTCGAGGCGGCCCGCACCCGCGCATGA
- a CDS encoding ankyrin repeat domain-containing protein: MTELIPAARAGDAARVAELLAAGTAPDERSPEGRTAFDLAVDAGHAEVVRLLLEAGADPMADAGPYHELDAMALAAMRGHTAVVAVLLDAGGDPNRKCGRPEYPALLLAATSSPGHPETVDFLLDRGADLEAAFKGHTTLAWAAGFAQLDMVQHLLARGAAVSPPLVRFVRQTSAAASDGRRHEAVLEALRLAAWRQVRATPPE; encoded by the coding sequence ATGACGGAGCTCATACCGGCGGCGCGGGCCGGGGACGCCGCGCGCGTGGCCGAGCTGCTGGCCGCCGGCACCGCGCCGGACGAGCGGAGCCCGGAGGGGCGCACCGCGTTCGACCTCGCGGTGGACGCCGGGCACGCCGAGGTCGTCCGGCTGCTCCTGGAGGCCGGCGCCGACCCGATGGCGGACGCGGGCCCCTACCACGAGCTGGACGCGATGGCCCTGGCGGCCATGCGCGGTCATACCGCCGTGGTCGCGGTGCTCCTTGACGCGGGGGGCGACCCGAACCGAAAGTGCGGCAGGCCGGAGTACCCGGCGCTCCTCCTCGCGGCCACATCCAGCCCCGGACACCCGGAGACGGTTGACTTCCTGCTGGACCGCGGCGCGGACCTGGAGGCGGCCTTCAAGGGCCACACCACGCTCGCCTGGGCGGCCGGTTTCGCGCAGCTGGACATGGTGCAGCACCTCCTCGCACGGGGCGCCGCAGTCAGTCCCCCGCTCGTGCGGTTCGTCCGGCAGACGAGCGCGGCCGCGTCGGACGGGAGACGGCACGAGGCCGTCCTCGAAGCCCTCCGGCTCGCGGCCTGGAGACAGGTGAGGGCTACGCCTCCGGAGTGA
- a CDS encoding gamma carbonic anhydrase family protein, with amino-acid sequence MTHQAAQAFVAGVGGKNPDIDPTAFTAPTSVVVGEVTLAAGASIWYSAVLRADCGPITLGADSNVQDNCTVHVDPGFPVSIGERVSIGHNAVVHGCTVEDDCLIGMGATVLNGAVIGAGSLVAAQALVPQGMVVPPGSLVAGVPAKVRRELTDEEREGIKVNALMYVDLAKQHSAPLTPEA; translated from the coding sequence ATGACGCACCAGGCGGCCCAGGCATTCGTGGCGGGTGTCGGCGGCAAGAACCCGGACATCGACCCGACGGCCTTCACGGCTCCCACCTCGGTCGTGGTCGGCGAGGTGACCCTCGCCGCCGGCGCGAGCATCTGGTACTCGGCGGTGCTGCGCGCCGACTGCGGCCCGATCACGCTCGGCGCCGACAGCAACGTGCAGGACAACTGCACGGTCCACGTGGACCCTGGCTTCCCGGTCTCGATCGGCGAGCGCGTCTCCATCGGGCACAACGCCGTCGTGCACGGCTGCACGGTCGAGGACGACTGCCTGATCGGCATGGGCGCGACCGTGCTCAACGGCGCGGTGATCGGCGCCGGTTCCCTGGTGGCCGCGCAGGCGCTGGTCCCGCAGGGCATGGTCGTGCCGCCCGGCTCGCTCGTCGCGGGCGTGCCCGCCAAGGTGCGCCGCGAGCTGACCGACGAGGAGCGCGAGGGCATCAAGGTCAACGCCCTGATGTACGTGGACCTGGCCAAGCAGCACAGCGCCCCGCTCACTCCGGAGGCGTAG
- a CDS encoding acyltransferase — protein MPKKQNTFSSLTALRRRLASRVVHTGWRWMQQAGAVTAQTPGRLRFGAIGHGTRLAFPQGTIFNESWIRLGGHCIIGEQVTLTAGMMPDLDLGAEPMLVLGDGVVIGRGSHVIADARITIGANTFCGPGVYITSTNHSYDDPHEPVGRQWPRNAPVEIGPGCWLGTGAVILPGARLGRNVVVAAGAVVRGEVPDHAVVAGAPARIVRRWQPETGWQPPLRTPTPVPIPDGMTPEQLRGLAELTEAELAEAEQA, from the coding sequence GTGCCGAAGAAACAGAACACGTTCTCATCTCTGACGGCCCTGCGCCGCCGGCTGGCGAGCCGCGTGGTCCACACCGGCTGGCGCTGGATGCAGCAGGCCGGTGCGGTCACCGCGCAGACCCCGGGGCGGCTGCGGTTCGGCGCGATCGGGCACGGCACCCGGCTCGCCTTCCCGCAGGGCACGATCTTCAACGAGTCGTGGATCCGGCTCGGCGGGCACTGCATCATCGGCGAGCAGGTCACCCTCACCGCCGGGATGATGCCGGACCTCGACCTGGGCGCGGAGCCGATGCTGGTGCTCGGCGACGGGGTGGTCATCGGACGCGGCAGCCATGTCATCGCCGACGCCCGGATCACGATCGGGGCGAACACGTTCTGCGGTCCCGGGGTCTACATCACGTCCACGAACCACAGCTACGACGACCCGCACGAGCCCGTCGGCCGGCAGTGGCCGCGCAACGCGCCGGTGGAGATCGGCCCGGGGTGCTGGCTCGGCACAGGCGCGGTGATCCTGCCGGGGGCCCGGCTCGGCCGCAACGTCGTGGTGGCCGCGGGGGCCGTCGTACGGGGCGAGGTGCCGGACCACGCCGTGGTGGCGGGGGCGCCGGCGCGCATCGTACGGCGCTGGCAGCCGGAGACGGGCTGGCAGCCGCCGCTGCGTACGCCGACGCCGGTGCCGATCCCCGATGGGATGACCCCGGAGCAGCTGCGCGGGCTGGCCGAGCTCACGGAGGCCGAGCTGGCGGAGGCCGAGCAGGCGTAG
- a CDS encoding CoA-binding protein, whose translation MYGDPATIRKILTELGDTWAVVGLSNNRDRAAYGVARVLQQFGKRVIPVHPKAETVHGEPGYASLEEIPFKVDVVDVFVNSELAGPVADQAAAIGADAVWFQLGVIDEAAFDRTREAGLAMVMDRCPAIEIPALQAVS comes from the coding sequence GTGTACGGCGATCCGGCAACCATCCGCAAGATCCTCACCGAGCTCGGCGACACCTGGGCCGTGGTGGGCCTCTCGAACAACAGGGACCGGGCGGCCTACGGGGTGGCCCGCGTGCTGCAGCAGTTCGGCAAGCGCGTGATCCCCGTACACCCGAAGGCCGAGACGGTGCACGGTGAGCCCGGGTACGCCTCGCTGGAGGAGATCCCGTTCAAGGTGGACGTGGTGGACGTCTTCGTGAACAGCGAACTGGCCGGACCGGTGGCCGACCAGGCGGCCGCCATCGGCGCCGACGCCGTCTGGTTCCAGCTCGGCGTGATCGACGAAGCAGCCTTCGACCGCACCCGCGAGGCCGGCCTGGCGATGGTCATGGACCGCTGCCCGGCGATCGAGATCCCCGCGCTCCAGGCCGTGTCCTAG
- a CDS encoding YigZ family protein, producing the protein MKADQYVTVAREGVHESEINRSRFLCSLAPAATEQEAQEFVARIRKEHPTATHNCFAYVIGADASVQKASDDGEPGGTAGVPMLQMLMRRDIRYAVAVVTRYYGGVKLGAGGLIRAYGGVVGEALDELGTVTRRRYRLATVTVDHQRAGKTQNDLRATGRIVVDLRYGSAVEIEVALPEADLPAFEAWLADSTAGSAVLTLGGETYAP; encoded by the coding sequence GTGAAGGCAGACCAGTACGTGACGGTGGCCCGTGAGGGCGTGCACGAGTCGGAGATCAACCGCTCGCGCTTCCTGTGCTCGCTCGCGCCCGCCGCGACCGAGCAGGAGGCGCAGGAGTTCGTCGCGCGCATCCGCAAGGAGCACCCCACCGCCACGCACAACTGCTTCGCCTACGTCATCGGCGCCGACGCCTCCGTCCAGAAGGCCAGCGACGACGGCGAGCCCGGCGGCACCGCCGGGGTCCCCATGCTGCAGATGCTCATGCGCCGCGACATCCGCTACGCGGTCGCCGTGGTCACCCGCTACTACGGCGGTGTGAAGCTCGGTGCCGGCGGGCTGATCAGGGCCTACGGCGGGGTCGTCGGGGAGGCCCTCGACGAGCTCGGCACCGTCACCCGGCGCCGCTACCGGCTGGCCACCGTCACCGTCGACCACCAGCGGGCCGGCAAGACCCAGAACGATCTGCGCGCCACCGGCCGGATCGTGGTGGACCTGCGCTACGGGTCCGCGGTGGAGATCGAGGTCGCCCTCCCGGAGGCGGACCTGCCCGCCTTCGAGGCCTGGCTCGCCGACAGCACGGCGGGCAGCGCCGTCCTCACCCTCGGCGGAGAGACGTACGCGCCTTGA
- a CDS encoding exonuclease SbcCD subunit D, producing the protein MKFLHTSDWHLGRAFHRVNLLGAQAAFVDHLVETVREREVDAVLVAGDVYDRAVPPLPAVDLYDRALHRLADLGVPTVMISGNHDSARRLGVGAGLIDRAGIHLRTDPAGCADPVVLADVHGEVALYGLPYLEPALVKDEFGAEKVSHEAVLGAAMDRIRADLATRPPGTRSIVLAHAFVTGGQASDSERDITVGGVEAVPASVFDGVDYAALGHLHGCQTINDRVRYSGSPLAYSFSEVHHRKTMWLIELGAQGEIAGAERIGTPVPRALARLRGRLDDLLDDPAHAVHEDAWVEATLTDAVRPDDPMARLAVRFPHTLSLAFDPEGREEEDGASYAQRLRGRSDQQIAEDFVAHVRGGGHANEAERAVLQGAFDDVRADDSRQETHR; encoded by the coding sequence GTGAAGTTCCTGCACACCTCCGACTGGCACCTCGGCCGTGCCTTCCACCGCGTGAACCTCCTCGGCGCCCAGGCGGCCTTCGTCGACCACCTCGTCGAGACCGTCCGCGAGCGCGAGGTCGACGCCGTCCTCGTCGCGGGTGACGTCTACGACCGGGCCGTGCCCCCGCTGCCCGCCGTCGACCTGTACGACCGGGCCCTGCACCGGCTCGCCGACCTCGGCGTGCCCACCGTGATGATCTCCGGCAACCACGATTCCGCCCGCCGGCTCGGGGTCGGCGCCGGGCTGATCGACCGGGCCGGGATCCACCTGCGCACCGACCCGGCCGGCTGCGCCGACCCGGTGGTGCTGGCCGACGTACACGGCGAGGTGGCGCTCTACGGGCTGCCGTACCTGGAACCGGCGCTGGTCAAGGACGAGTTCGGCGCGGAGAAGGTCAGCCACGAGGCGGTCCTCGGCGCGGCCATGGACCGGATCCGGGCCGACCTGGCCACCCGCCCGCCCGGCACCCGCTCCATCGTCCTGGCGCACGCCTTCGTCACCGGCGGGCAGGCCAGCGACAGCGAGCGCGACATCACCGTCGGCGGGGTCGAGGCCGTGCCCGCCTCCGTCTTCGACGGGGTGGACTACGCCGCCCTCGGCCACCTCCACGGCTGCCAGACGATCAACGACCGGGTCCGCTACTCCGGTTCCCCGCTCGCCTACTCCTTCTCGGAAGTCCACCACCGCAAGACGATGTGGCTGATCGAGCTGGGGGCGCAGGGGGAGATCGCCGGCGCCGAGCGGATCGGCACTCCTGTGCCGCGGGCCCTCGCGCGGCTGCGCGGACGCCTCGACGACCTGCTGGACGACCCGGCGCACGCCGTGCACGAGGACGCCTGGGTGGAGGCCACCCTCACCGACGCCGTCCGCCCCGACGACCCCATGGCCCGGCTCGCCGTCCGCTTCCCGCACACCCTGAGCCTCGCCTTCGACCCCGAGGGCCGCGAGGAGGAGGACGGGGCCTCCTACGCCCAGCGCCTGCGGGGCCGCAGCGACCAGCAGATCGCCGAGGACTTCGTCGCCCACGTGCGCGGCGGCGGTCACGCGAACGAGGCCGAACGGGCCGTGCTGCAGGGCGCCTTCGACGACGTACGGGCCGACGACAGCCGTCAGGAGACCCACCGATGA